The genomic region AAGTTAGTATTCCTAAACAATAGTTTAATAAAAAGCTCATTACTAAAAATAGTAAACTGAACTAAGCTTTTAAAAAACTTACATTAACATGATATATTTAATATATCCTTTTTAATATTTAAACTTAATATATAAAATAGCATAAGAACTGAAAAAATGACAGATAAATAATTCAATGAAACACTGAATGATATGGCAAAAAATATAACCAGATAATGAAATCCATATTAAAGTTTTATAAATCAGTTTAAATAATATATAATTAAGAAAACATATTTTAAAGAATTTAGGTGCATGGCATGAAATTAAGTGAATGGATTAAAGCAAATAACATACCTAATAACAGAATTTTAAAAGTCCTTGAATATTACGAAAGCATAGACCCAATAACATTCAACGACCCAGAAGATGTCAAATCGGAAGTTGAGGAACACGGATTAAGATGGGTAGCAAACAAATATGGAGTTCGTGAAAAAGAGCTTAAGGAATATGGTTGGAGATTTAAGAAACGAGATGAGAAAGGTAAAAAAAGAGAGGAAACTCCAATCATTAAAACAAATGAGCAAAAGCCATTAGTTGATATTTTTGATGATGAATAATTTAAAAATAGAATAAATCATTAAGAAAGGTAATGATAGATTAAAAGTTAAAAAACAAAAATAGAAAAATAGTTAAAAAATAGAAAAAAGGACTTTAATACAGGACTAATAAACACAGAACTAATACCAAACATCCTTAATTCCAAGCAAATAAGCAATCATATTAGAGCCTAAATGCAAAATAAGAGTTAAAACAGCAACTATAATGAAAAATTCCCAGCTGATCTTAACGACCAATAAGCTTAAAATCAATGCACCTACTACGAAATCCAATTGGTCCATAATAGGAGCTGGCTCTCCACTTTGAAGGCCAATCCTTCTTTTTATGAAACTTCCAACTAAATCTCCTAACAATGCACCGAAAGCCATTAGGAATCCTAAGATTAAACCACCGGTTATGCTACCATAAACTGGAAGATCTATTATCCCACCAGTCAAGACACTTAAATCTCCATAAAAGGTACCGATAATTCCCAATACTCCACCAACAATGGTCCCAAGAATTGTACCATTTATTAGGCCTTTCCATGTTACACCATTACCAATAAGCCTACGCCCATCCTTGCATTCCTTTCCACCGTCAACTGGTGTTCCTCCACCGAATGCAAGACCGCTAAGGTTAGCGACATAAGCAGGTAGCATAAAATATATTGCACCTGCAACAGCAATCAGTAAATTAAAAATTTCAATTTCCATTATTTGCCTCAAAATAAAATAAATTCGTTATTTCTCATTTAAAACTATATTTTTAATTATTAATAAATTTAAGCATATAAACTTATGGGTAATTTATTGGGTATTGAGTCAACAATTATTTGTTCACTTAAAACCCATTTCACTTATTATTAATCAAATGATTATAGGAAGCCTCCAACAGCCTATAGGATCCTACAAATGCTAATGTTTTTGTATCTGTTTCAGGAATTTCATAAACGAATACAAGGGTTCCAGTTTCAACTAAAGGAGTGTCTACCTTTTTGATAGATGTACTTTTTGCAGGCCTTGTCTTATTTCTTTTATAATAGTTAAACCCAATATCACTTGTCACTTCTTCAGCCAAATCCACAGATGCATTATCCATTGTAGGGGTTGCTATATAATATCCTGCCCCATAGCTTGGCTCATGGTCATGACCTATAATGACTAAATCAGGATTTAATTTAGCCACATCGCTAACTACATAATCATGAACAAGGGACTCCCCATTGGCTCTGCCTCGATTAAAGTCCTCAGGAGAATCTGTTACCTTAACCTGATAGTTTATGACTTCCACATCACCATGAGAAAATGCGAAGGCTCTGCAAACTAGAGGGAGAATGAACTTATGAAGTTTTTCTCTTGAATGCATACCTGAAACAACTGCGATTTTCACAGTTGTATCCTCTGAATGAGTATAATTGACCTTAGTTACACTGCCTAAATTATTCTCACCTATAATTTCACTGCTGCCTTCAGTTAAAACGAAAAATCCTAAAATAACTGCGATAATAATTATTAAACTAATTATGATGATTCTAGCCTTTTTACCCATAATATCACGAAATTTAACTAAATGTAAAAAATTTATAAAGAAATTTATCTAGAAATTTAGCTAAGAATTTATAAAGAATTTATAAAGAATTTTAAGAATTTATTAAGAATTTAATCTAAATAATTTTTCATCATGATTGCAGTACCGATAGCTGGAGCTACTGTACACTCATCATCACTGTAAAAGTCCCCCATGGACTTTACATCAAGACCTAAGAGCTTAGCTGCTTCAGCACATAAAATGTCTTTTCC from uncultured Methanobrevibacter sp. harbors:
- a CDS encoding CDP-2,3-bis-(O-geranylgeranyl)-sn-glycerol synthase, translating into MEIEIFNLLIAVAGAIYFMLPAYVANLSGLAFGGGTPVDGGKECKDGRRLIGNGVTWKGLINGTILGTIVGGVLGIIGTFYGDLSVLTGGIIDLPVYGSITGGLILGFLMAFGALLGDLVGSFIKRRIGLQSGEPAPIMDQLDFVVGALILSLLVVKISWEFFIIVAVLTLILHLGSNMIAYLLGIKDVWY